One window of the Dreissena polymorpha isolate Duluth1 chromosome 5, UMN_Dpol_1.0, whole genome shotgun sequence genome contains the following:
- the LOC127831040 gene encoding zinc transporter ZIP1-like, with product MDSSKIASLFILFGLSILSGTLSILMVKCLINKFENSGKLKRAVSLMNCFSGGVFFGVSLLNLLPEAREAMGNALEHYSYHTEYPLTELLLCIGLFLILAIEHFSHMCCSPRKKLQEKSPILGSTSNAVEPQAQQKEKKEKNELHCNGARHSADVKDKDKEILVHSEFEDSSYADDFTYHTYGTVDESLDKSGINPYAGSGLSRDGTPFQTEVVFYNSDRIVIRNKASTEVDAKPSTHDAIRSALDIDADDIRRLKIRGIVLMVALSLHMIFDGLAIGLMTKSSKVWQLLGAVALHKCLVFFTIGLQSLEILASAKKAVCVIVFLAIISPIGILNGEAINSSDDVTARETVSAVLQGIATGTFLFVTFFEILFRELGTHDPDFLKIIFSFIGFVLIALVRLMTND from the coding sequence ATGGATTCCAGCAAGATTgcaagtttgtttattttgtttggatTATCCATTTTAAGTGGAACTTTGTCGATTTTGATGGTCAAGTGTCTGATTAATAAATTTGAAAATTCCGGTAAGCTAAAACGCGCAGTCAGTCTGATGAACTGCTTTTCAGGCGGAGTATTTTTTGGCGTATCACTTTTGAATCTTTTGCCGGAAGCGCGCGAGGCTATGGGAAATGCGCTTGAACATTACAGTTATCATACTGAATACCCTTTAACTGAACTACTTTTATGTATTGGCCTGTTCTTGATATTGGCTATTGAGCATTTCTCCCATATGTGTTGCTCACCAAGGAAAAAGCTCCAAGAAAAGAGTCCGATTTTGGGCTCAACTTCAAACGCAGTGGAGCCACAAGCGCAACAAAAAGAGAAGAAAGAGAAAAACGAACTACACTGCAACGGAGCTCGCCATAGCGCCGATGTCAAAGACAAAGACAAGGAGATTCTAGTACATAGCGAATTCGAGGACTCCTCATACGCTGACGATTTTACCTACCACACATATGGCACTGTGGACGAATCCTTAGACAAATCCGGTATCAATCCTTACGCTGGAAGTGGGTTGTCACGTGATGGGACGCCGTTTCAAACGGAAGTCGTGTTCTACAACAGTGACCGGATCGTTATTCGCAATAAGGCGTCTACGGAAGTTGACGCAAAGCCAAGCACACATGATGCCATTCGGAGCGCTTTAGACATTGACGCAGATGACATTAGACGCTTGAAAATACGAGGGATTGTGTTAATGGTTGCATTGTCACTGCATATGATTTTCGATGGCCTGGCGATAGGACTGATGACAAAATCTTCCAAGGTTTGGCAGCTTCTTGGAGCTGTTGCTCTACACAAGTGTCTAGTATTCTTCACAATTGGCCTCCAGTCTTTGGAGATTCTCGCATCCGCAAAGAAAGCCGTGTGTGTTATTGTATTCCTGGCCATTATTAGTCCGATTGGAATCCTTAACGGCGAAGCTATAAATAGCTCCGATGACGTCACCGCAAGGGAGACCGTTTCTGCGGTTCTGCAAGGAATTGCCACAGGGACTTTCCTGTTTGTGACGTTTTTCGAGATTCTATTTCGGGAACTGGGCACACACGATCCggatttcctgaaaataattTTTAGCTTTATCGGATTTGTACTCATTGCACTTGTGCGCTTAATGACCAATGACTAG